A stretch of Desulfarculaceae bacterium DNA encodes these proteins:
- a CDS encoding polysaccharide export protein: MSLITGRSFFRSSILALVVLVALAAAWSAPALAAKPAVQKEPVAQKEPIYRIGPSDLLEIITWREDMLTRKDVLVRPDGRISMPLTDDIMAAGLTLMQLKYRITKALSHFLEAPQVYVVLTNPRHYEFSLVGNVEKQGTYQMLKPTDVLQALAMAGGFNEWADKDDTFILRGVGPRQIRFPFEYSEVIEGEKREQNIILQPGDIIVVP, translated from the coding sequence ATGAGTTTGATCACAGGTCGAAGCTTCTTCAGGTCGAGCATCCTGGCCCTGGTGGTTTTGGTGGCTCTGGCGGCGGCCTGGTCCGCCCCGGCCCTGGCCGCCAAACCGGCGGTGCAAAAGGAGCCGGTGGCCCAAAAAGAACCCATCTACCGTATAGGACCCAGCGACCTTTTGGAAATCATCACCTGGCGGGAGGACATGCTCACCCGCAAGGACGTGTTGGTGCGCCCGGACGGCCGCATCTCCATGCCGCTCACCGACGACATCATGGCCGCCGGCCTCACCCTCATGCAGCTCAAGTACCGCATCACCAAGGCGCTCAGCCACTTCCTGGAGGCCCCCCAGGTCTACGTGGTGCTCACCAACCCCCGCCACTACGAGTTCAGCCTGGTGGGCAACGTGGAAAAGCAGGGCACCTACCAGATGCTAAAGCCCACCGATGTGTTGCAGGCCCTGGCCATGGCCGGCGGCTTCAACGAGTGGGCCGACAAGGACGACACCTTCATCCTGCGGGGTGTGGGCCCCCGTCAGATACGCTTCCCCTTCGAGTACTCCGAGGTGATCGAGGGGGAGAAACGGGAGCAGAACATAATCCTGCAACCGGGCGACATCATAGTCGTCCCTTAA